Below is a window of Chloroflexota bacterium DNA.
GCGAGCCCGCCGGCGAGGAGAAATGTCACCATGACCGTTGTGTTGATGTCGATGCCCATGAGCGCCGCTGCCTGGCGGTCTTGCGCTGTCGCCCGCATCGCCTTGCCGAGCCGCGTTCGCTGTACGAACATGCTCAGCGCGTAGGCGAGGGGGAGCGCGACGACGATCACGAGCAGGTCTTTGACGCCGAATGACACGGACGTCTTGACCTTGAGGACGTCACGAAAGATGTCGATGTTGGGCAGGAGTCCGGGAAAATCCACCGGCGATGCGCCCTTCCAGTGCAAGCCCACGTTGATGAGGATGAAGCTCACGCCGATCGCAGAAATCAGCGGGGCGAGACGAGGCGCGCGCCGCAGGGGACGGTAGGCCAGACGCTCGATGGCGGCGTTGAGCACCGCGCACACGAGCATCGAGGCGATCAGCATCGCGACGAGAAGAGCGGCGATGGCGACCGGCGGGAGCGCGTAGGCCTGGGGAGCGCCTAACAACCCGGGAATCCACGTCACCAGAGTTAGTGCTGTCATCGTGCCGATCATGAACACGTCGCCGTGGGCGAAATTGATCAGCTCGATAATTCCGTACACCAGCGTGTAGCCGAGGGCGACGAGGGCGATCAGCGATCCATTGGCCACGCCGATGAGGAGGATCTGAACAGCCTGCTCATACCACTGCATTCGCGGCTAGCGCCACCGTCCTCCAGCAGGGTCGGACCTGACCCGCGGGGAGCGCCCGCCGGATCTCCGTGGGAGCGCCGCGGGAGGGAACGGAGCGCCTCCGCGGCGATTGGCAGCCGGCACTAGCTCGCCTCGAGCAGCACGGCGTTGGCGTCGTCGAATGCGCCGTTTTTCACTTGCCGACCGCTCAGGGTGCTGAGCGTGGTATCGCCGTTGGCGTCGAAGCTCCACTTGCCCAGGACCCCGTCGAAGTCTTTCGTGTGGATCATGGCATCGCGCACCGCCGCGCGATCGGCCTTGCCCGCCCGCGCGATCGCGTCCAGCACGACCTTGGCGGCCTCGTAGCCGTAGGCCGCGTACGCCTCTGGCTCCGCCTTGTACTGGTCCTTGTATCGCTTGTACCAGTCCGCGCCCTTGCCCGTGAGCTTGGACGGCGGAACGCCGCCGAAGGTGATGTACGCGCCCTCGGCGGCGGGCCCGGCCGCGTCAATAAACGCCTTTTCGTAGATGCCGTCTGGGCCCATGAACTTGACGTCAGGCATGGCGGCTTTGAGGTCCTGAAGGAGCTTGCCCGCGTTGTTCTGGGTGATGCCCCCGAAATAGACGAGGTCCGGGTTGGCGGCGCGAATCTTCTGGGCGAGGGCCCGGTAGTCCGAAGCCTTCGGGTCGATGCCTTCGGGGCCGCCGACGATGGTGAGCCCGATTTTTCGGGCTGTGTCCACGAAGATGGTGGACAGCCCGTGTCCGTACAGCTCCTGGTCATCGAGGACGTAGGCGTTCTTCACGCCGAGGGATTTGGCCCAGTTGGCCGCCGCGGACCCCTGCAGGTCGTCGGCGGGGACGACGCGCATGTAGTTCCGCGGGCAGCCCGGGTAATACTTGTCGGGCTCATCCGGCTGGCCCTTCCCCGGCTTGGTGAGCCCGACTGCGGTATTGGCAGGCGAGATCATCGCCAGGCCGGCCTTGCACAAGATGGGGATCGAGATGGC
It encodes the following:
- a CDS encoding branched-chain amino acid ABC transporter substrate-binding protein — translated: MLVSACSQPSAAPSGGATVKIVSSLPRTGSSKGQTDTIVNGIKMALSEANNKAGSFTIQYDDLDDATAAKGSWDAGKEADNANKAVSDPQVIAYIGTFNSGAAAISIPILCKAGLAMISPANTAVGLTKPGKGQPDEPDKYYPGCPRNYMRVVPADDLQGSAAANWAKSLGVKNAYVLDDQELYGHGLSTIFVDTARKIGLTIVGGPEGIDPKASDYRALAQKIRAANPDLVYFGGITQNNAGKLLQDLKAAMPDVKFMGPDGIYEKAFIDAAGPAAEGAYITFGGVPPSKLTGKGADWYKRYKDQYKAEPEAYAAYGYEAAKVVLDAIARAGKADRAAVRDAMIHTKDFDGVLGKWSFDANGDTTLSTLSGRQVKNGAFDDANAVLLEAS
- a CDS encoding branched-chain amino acid ABC transporter permease, with amino-acid sequence MQWYEQAVQILLIGVANGSLIALVALGYTLVYGIIELINFAHGDVFMIGTMTALTLVTWIPGLLGAPQAYALPPVAIAALLVAMLIASMLVCAVLNAAIERLAYRPLRRAPRLAPLISAIGVSFILINVGLHWKGASPVDFPGLLPNIDIFRDVLKVKTSVSFGVKDLLVIVVALPLAYALSMFVQRTRLGKAMRATAQDRQAAALMGIDINTTVMVTFLLAGGLAGAAGTMYGLYNNTAWFFQGFRNGLYAFTAAVMGGIGNISGALVGGMLIGVIAALSDFLIDPRWTQAVVFGILILILVFRPTGLLGEQTPDRA